A window from uncultured Desulfobacter sp. encodes these proteins:
- a CDS encoding glycosyltransferase N-terminal domain-containing protein: MIKCAFIPNFFKFYNILWGAALPFLKRNPRLAPTSDKRITPVHLQRADVWIQAASAGEAYLAVSIVQAMTPDRPVTILVTTTTDQGLKILQQMLLPENFSPFINLCVDIFPFDCPKAMNKAVQQVNPAVMVLLETELWPAHLYALKKNHIPVLLINGRLSKKSGRNYRLTKAFWRALGPDRILAISAEDAQRFSQVFSNTRIETMDNIKFDRMKVQETPDNASALAAIAPRDLPLSIFASFRRQEETQIIEMIKALLEKVPEQVIALFPRHMHRIAPFAKKLNKNGLEAYKGSQLSSVLTGPAIILWDKFGDLNLAYAHADVVFVGGSLAPLGGQNFMEPAGLGIPTVIGPYWQDFAWVGKEIFNTGVVTRCKNWQHAVQIMCRHLVKSENRQPLIHAVNQYILQKQGGAQTAADTIWALWATSRE; the protein is encoded by the coding sequence ATGATAAAGTGTGCTTTTATACCCAATTTTTTCAAATTTTACAATATCCTGTGGGGTGCGGCCCTGCCTTTTTTAAAACGGAACCCACGGCTTGCCCCAACCAGTGACAAGCGGATCACCCCAGTTCACCTTCAGAGGGCAGATGTCTGGATACAGGCGGCATCAGCCGGAGAGGCGTACCTTGCGGTCTCCATTGTCCAGGCCATGACACCGGACCGGCCGGTCACCATACTGGTGACCACCACCACGGATCAGGGCTTAAAAATTCTGCAACAAATGCTGCTACCCGAAAATTTTTCACCCTTTATCAACCTGTGTGTTGACATATTTCCCTTTGACTGCCCAAAGGCAATGAACAAAGCGGTACAACAAGTGAATCCGGCAGTCATGGTGTTATTGGAGACCGAACTATGGCCGGCCCACCTCTATGCGCTAAAAAAGAATCACATCCCGGTATTACTCATTAACGGCAGGTTATCAAAAAAAAGTGGTCGCAATTACAGGCTCACCAAAGCGTTCTGGCGAGCATTGGGCCCGGATCGCATCCTGGCCATCTCTGCCGAAGACGCCCAAAGATTTTCCCAGGTATTTTCCAACACGCGTATTGAAACCATGGACAACATCAAATTTGACCGGATGAAAGTTCAGGAAACGCCTGACAACGCGTCGGCTTTGGCCGCGATCGCCCCCCGGGATCTGCCCTTATCTATTTTTGCCTCTTTTCGCCGCCAGGAAGAAACGCAAATCATTGAGATGATAAAAGCCCTGTTGGAAAAGGTGCCAGAACAAGTCATTGCGTTGTTTCCCAGACATATGCACCGCATTGCGCCATTTGCAAAGAAATTGAATAAAAACGGTCTCGAGGCATACAAAGGCTCACAGCTATCATCCGTTCTCACCGGTCCGGCCATTATCCTGTGGGACAAATTTGGGGATCTGAACCTTGCCTACGCCCATGCCGACGTGGTGTTTGTCGGTGGAAGCCTTGCGCCCTTAGGCGGCCAGAATTTCATGGAGCCTGCGGGCTTAGGCATTCCCACAGTCATTGGCCCTTACTGGCAGGACTTTGCCTGGGTGGGAAAAGAGATCTTCAATACCGGTGTCGTTACCCGGTGTAAAAACTGGCAACATGCGGTTCAAATCATGTGCAGGCACCTGGTAAAATCCGAAAACCGACAACCACTCATTCATGCGGTGAATCAGTATATCTTACAAAAACAGGGCGGAGCGCAGACCGCTGCCGACACCATTTGGGCATTGTGGGCGACATCCCGTGAATAG
- a CDS encoding DUF4416 family protein, with product MSTPKTPAPAKLVMSVFMKDKSVLASVFSRLEDVGGPVDMISPWLDFDFTDYYYKEMGEPLFRRLIAFKPLMEQDALASIKLATNRIESDCLDQNNRTINIDPGYLLSSRFILATGKEYSHRIYIGQKIYADLTLMYTKKGFKTLEWTYPDYASPAVFKFLGQVRQKYLADLKTIKG from the coding sequence ATGAGTACGCCTAAAACACCAGCACCGGCCAAACTTGTGATGTCGGTGTTCATGAAAGATAAGTCGGTTCTGGCATCGGTCTTTTCCCGCCTTGAGGATGTGGGCGGGCCCGTGGACATGATTTCTCCCTGGCTGGATTTCGATTTTACCGATTATTATTACAAGGAAATGGGGGAGCCGTTGTTTCGCAGGCTGATTGCGTTTAAGCCGCTCATGGAACAAGACGCCCTGGCTTCCATTAAACTTGCCACCAACAGGATTGAATCCGACTGCCTGGATCAAAATAACAGAACGATCAATATTGACCCGGGGTATCTTCTGTCCTCCCGGTTCATCCTGGCCACGGGAAAAGAGTATTCCCACAGGATTTACATTGGACAAAAAATTTATGCTGACCTGACATTAATGTACACCAAAAAAGGCTTTAAAACCCTGGAATGGACTTACCCGGATTATGCCTCCCCTGCTGTGTTCAAATTTTTAGGACAGGTGAGACAGAAATATCTTGCGGATCTTAAGACCATAAAAGGATAA
- a CDS encoding ABC transporter transmembrane domain-containing protein — protein MKSNTSSLSKERRQKIVQMVFAHRKKIILAALCMVVVAGANGGMALLVKPVLDDIFIARDSSKLLLIPGLAVLVFFLKGAGSYGSEYLMNYVGERIIRDLRDSLYDKIMNLPISYIHREKTGALMSRITNDVNIIKGMVSTAVISLFRDSFSVVAFLFVIFYRDWKLALGAFLVLPVAFYPIVLFGKRIRKFSTGTQETMADLNAFLHETFSGSKIVKIFNLQSFETQRFKEKTKDLFRLEMKKVMTRALSSPVMEFLGGLGIAFVIWFGGMRVVNGTSTPGVFFSFLTAVMMLYDPVKKLSNLNNSIQEGVAAASRVFDVLDAQNDVVDKSDARPLNASSCDVVFENVSFSYGSEEAMALKHIDLKAAPGETLALVGMSGGGKTSLVNLIPRLYDVTEGRVLVGGHDVRDLTIASLRDHISIVTQEPILFNETVRDNIRYGKMDADDAAVESAAKAAFAHDFICGFPKGYDTVIGELGSRLSGGEKQRICIARALLKNAPVLILDEATSALDSQAEKVVQKALENLMKGRTSFVIAHRLSTIDYASRIIVLKNGTIVEQGTHDDLMAAKSFYYKLQSMQTKTN, from the coding sequence ATGAAATCAAATACGAGCAGTTTGTCTAAGGAACGCAGGCAGAAGATTGTCCAGATGGTGTTTGCACACCGGAAAAAAATTATCCTGGCCGCATTATGTATGGTGGTGGTGGCCGGGGCCAACGGCGGCATGGCCCTGTTGGTTAAACCTGTACTTGATGATATTTTCATCGCCAGGGACAGCAGCAAGTTGTTGCTCATTCCGGGCCTTGCCGTTTTGGTGTTTTTCCTGAAAGGCGCCGGGTCATACGGGTCCGAGTACCTGATGAACTATGTGGGGGAGCGCATTATCCGTGACTTAAGGGACAGCCTTTATGACAAGATTATGAATCTGCCCATTTCATATATCCACAGGGAAAAGACCGGCGCACTCATGTCCCGGATTACCAATGATGTCAATATCATTAAGGGTATGGTCTCTACGGCTGTTATCAGCTTGTTTCGGGATTCTTTTTCCGTTGTGGCCTTTTTGTTCGTTATTTTTTACCGGGACTGGAAACTTGCGCTGGGTGCCTTTCTTGTTCTGCCCGTTGCCTTTTATCCCATTGTTCTTTTTGGCAAAAGAATCCGGAAATTTTCCACGGGAACCCAGGAAACCATGGCGGATCTAAATGCCTTTTTGCATGAAACATTTTCCGGGTCAAAGATTGTTAAAATATTTAATCTTCAATCCTTTGAGACCCAAAGATTCAAAGAAAAAACCAAAGACTTGTTCCGGTTGGAAATGAAAAAGGTGATGACCCGGGCTTTGTCTTCTCCTGTTATGGAGTTTTTAGGCGGCTTGGGAATTGCCTTTGTTATCTGGTTTGGCGGCATGCGGGTGGTTAACGGCACATCCACACCGGGTGTGTTTTTCTCTTTTTTAACTGCCGTGATGATGCTCTATGATCCGGTAAAAAAATTGTCCAATCTAAATAACTCCATCCAGGAGGGCGTGGCTGCGGCATCCAGGGTTTTTGATGTGCTGGACGCACAAAATGATGTGGTGGACAAATCCGACGCCCGGCCTCTTAACGCGTCATCCTGTGACGTGGTCTTTGAAAACGTCTCCTTTTCCTACGGGTCCGAAGAGGCGATGGCCTTAAAACACATTGATCTTAAGGCCGCACCCGGAGAAACCCTGGCCCTGGTCGGCATGAGCGGCGGTGGAAAAACCAGTCTGGTGAATCTGATTCCAAGACTTTATGATGTGACTGAGGGTCGCGTTTTGGTCGGCGGACACGATGTAAGGGACTTGACCATTGCTTCGCTTCGGGATCATATTTCCATTGTGACCCAGGAGCCCATTTTATTTAATGAGACCGTTCGGGACAATATCCGGTATGGCAAGATGGATGCAGATGATGCCGCCGTTGAATCGGCGGCAAAGGCGGCCTTTGCCCATGATTTTATCTGTGGTTTTCCCAAGGGCTATGATACTGTAATCGGAGAATTGGGTTCCCGGTTGTCCGGCGGAGAAAAACAGCGGATCTGCATTGCCCGGGCCCTGTTGAAAAATGCGCCGGTGCTGATTCTAGACGAAGCAACCTCGGCCCTGGATTCCCAGGCTGAGAAGGTGGTGCAAAAGGCATTGGAAAATCTGATGAAGGGCCGAACCTCTTTTGTTATTGCCCACAGGTTATCCACCATAGATTATGCCTCCCGGATCATTGTACTTAAAAACGGAACCATTGTTGAACAAGGTACCCATGATGATCTGATGGCGGCTAAAAGTTTTTATTATAAACTGCAGTCCATGCAGACTAAGACAAATTAA
- a CDS encoding Trm112 family protein, translating into MAVSKELLEILVCPKCKGPVELTESQDGLVCNACALKYEIRDDIPIMLIDEAISVKQ; encoded by the coding sequence ATGGCTGTATCAAAAGAACTGCTTGAAATTCTTGTATGCCCCAAATGTAAAGGGCCGGTGGAACTGACCGAGAGCCAAGACGGTCTGGTCTGCAACGCCTGCGCCCTTAAATATGAAATCCGGGATGATATTCCCATTATGCTCATTGACGAGGCCATTTCCGTTAAGCAATGA